From one Dermacentor silvarum isolate Dsil-2018 chromosome 3, BIME_Dsil_1.4, whole genome shotgun sequence genomic stretch:
- the LOC119444781 gene encoding monocarboxylate transporter 9-like encodes MGICGVQQVDRCWHMAAIAFAAQLLMSFSDRCSGFLYVGYMDVYQVDRQQAGWPQSVAFIVNFSAGLLVSGLQVYLSLTSIAVLGAFLTWTGPIAASFAKDVTTVTACMGFIHGLGSGIFFVAISISLMMHFDRYRGITSGIKNLGGTAASVAFPNVMLFIQGLYGFRACLLLYGGLAMHLTALGMLTKEPPWINRSCPTARFQETYGDNVKVREESALDTLDEGMSDRLNAANNSRKSPAKQRMDIGKLFVNPVFYVIVLSGVIGYYTRAPGVLGGSLKLRPTRENACVTEKSEGLVDGREYVAFTQNDLVEFGQINAQAVTPRWLRDDDSPAHQSVGSSTHRITPLRLHLVELLFDYVS; translated from the exons ATGGGAATCTGCGGAGTGCAACAAGTCGATCGCTGCTGGCATATGGCTGCTATTGCCTTCGCTGCCCAGCTGCTGATGTCGTTCTCCGACCGGTGCTCGGGGTTCTTGTATGTGGGCTACATGGACGTCTACCAGGTCGACCGACAGCAGGCTGGCTGGCCACAAAGCGTCGCTTTCATTGTCAACTTCTCGGCAG GTTTGCTCGTCTCGGGACTTCAAGTGTACCTTTCACTTACGAGCATCGCAGTGCTTGGAGCCTTTTTGACGTGGACAGGACCTATTGCTGCAAGTTTTGCCAAGGACGTAACTACGGTCACAGCATGCATGGGATTCATCCACG GACTCGGATCAGGAATCTTCTTCGTGGCTATTTCGATCTCCCTAATGATGCACTTTGATCGATATCGGGGCATCACCAGCGGCATAAAGAACCTCGGTGGTACGGCAGCCTCCGTCGCGTTTCCTAACGTGATGCTCTTCATCCAAGGCCTTTACGGTTTCAGAGCTTGTCTCCTTCTATACGGAGGACTCGCAATGCACCTCACAGCTCTTGGTATGCTTACAAAGGAACCACCTTGGATTAATCGGAGTTGCCCCACAGCCAGATTCCAAGAAACGTACGGTGACAATGTCAAAGTGCGTGAGGAGAGCGCCCTGGACACTTTGGACGAAGGAATGAGCGACCGTCTTAACGCAGCTAACAACTCAAGGAAATCGCCTGCCAAGCAGAGAATGGACATTGGAAAGCTTTTCGTGAATCCCGTGTTTTATGTGATAGTCTTGTCCGGCGTGATCGGTTATTACAC TCGCGCGCCAGGCGTACTTGGTGGAAGCCTGAAGTTGCGTCCAACTCGAGAAAACGCGTGCGTCACCGAGAAGTCCGAGGGTTTGGTCGACGGTCGGGAGTACGTGGCGTTCACGCAGAACGACTTGGTTGAGTTTGGTCAAATCAACGCACAGGCGGTAACCCCCCGCTGGCTTCGGGACGACGACAGTCCCGCGCACCAGTCCGTCGGTTCGTCGACGCACCGGATCACGCCCCTGCGGCTCCATCTTGTCGAGCTCCTTTTTGACTACGTCTCGTAG